The Apium graveolens cultivar Ventura chromosome 10, ASM990537v1, whole genome shotgun sequence nucleotide sequence ACCTAAATGTGGCATTGGTTTCTTTATGATGGAGCTCCGACCCAAGCGAAGTAAGTATTGGAACTGCTTCAAGGAACTTATACATGAGATAGCTAATTTACATATACAAAAAAATTCATTCTtaaatagttttttttttatataataaaactAAGACTATTGCGTTCAAATTTATCAAAGTTAAATATGACTTAAAATTAGTTATCAAAATTCTATATTGTTTGTTTGTTTTACATAGGGAGTATTAACCTAACCCATTTACAAGTGGAGAGAAATACTGAAAGAAGAGAGGTAGAGATGCCTAAAGAAGGAGAAGAGGGTTGTGAAGACAATTTATTCAGAAAGTTACCCGAAGGGTTTGCACAAGCATTTCTGGAAGAAGTCGTGTCCCGTACGAGCCCTGTCGATGCGTGCAGGCTGTCAGTTATTTCTAAAAGTTTCCAGTCAGCTGCAGAATCTGATGTTGTTTGGGAGAAACTTTTACCCAGCGATTATCGAAATTTTCTTTGCCGGGCGGATGACTTGCCCGATATTTCTTTTGCATCGAAGAAAGATTTGTATCTTTTTCTTATCGGTAATCCCCTCCTCATTGACGCCAACACAAAGGTaattcttcttttcttcaaatcTTTCTAATTAATCCGTATTATTTTTCTAATTGTGGTTGTAGCCTTGAAATGCTTATTTAAAATATGCTGACAAACATGATTTAATATTATGCATAGAGTTTTTGGTTAGACAAGTGGAGTGGGAAGAAGTGTTTCATGATAACTACCTCATCCACACAGCATCCCGATGCAGCTCACAATGAGGAATATGGCGATACTTATGGTCATTGGAGGGTGAACGCAAATGGCTTGTCAAGGTCTTTTTTTAAAAGGCACAAACTCAATTTTTTATAGTTAATTATGCTAGAGGCTGAATTATGGTGGGTGATTTATTCTAAATGTAGTATTGTCTAAAACACAGATTTGTATGGACGCCCAAAACTGACCAGCTGATTTGGTTTGAAGTTCACGGAAGGATGAGCACTTCCATGTTGTCATCGGATACGACCTATACAGTTTTGCTTGTACACAAAAGAGAATTTTACGATGGATATAATTATCCTGTGGAGGATCCTATTCCTTTTGAAGCTTCTGTTGGGAGCAGGGAAGAGGAAAGCTTAAAGCGGGTTGTTTATCTGGACCGTAAAACTGGAGAAACTGGTAGTCAATATGCTGTGGAGAGAAAAGATGGGTGGTTAGAAGTTGAGTTGGGAGAATACTTTAACAAGGGAGGGGAAAACAAGGATTTGGAGACGAGTGTGAAGGAAGTGACAAGTGGAATACCTAAGTGGGGCTACATGATTCAGGGGATTGAGATCCGACCTAAACGTGGTTGAAATGAGAACTTTGATAGTATGTTGCATGATTTTATTGTTAAATGTTCTGATCCTTTAGAGATGTTATGTAAGAGGTGATACAAATGATACTTTTGTCTAGATCTTTTTTAACAGATTGGAACTGAAATATCAAAACATTTTTTTAAATCATAGTTAGTTAAACTCAGTTGTAGA carries:
- the LOC141692772 gene encoding uncharacterized protein LOC141692772; amino-acid sequence: MGDFFMKLPDGFRQKFMQQVVSRTSPEDAIRLSSVSKLFQSVADSDVVWDSFIPPEHLCAIDPEIHIYNSSHHLFLLLALLPVYFHQGDDDNYVSAYPIPDCDKGPYMLDQWTGKRWAKTSPLNLSITYLHSDYWNTDWTPTVRHVVWLEIKDKISTFKLSPNTTYTAYLLFCLRNEFYYGFHVPLETSVGIAGEESINQFVYLDPAIAKAECQYIKHRDDNYFEVELGDYFHNDGETRDLEMTLREVKSGKPKCGIGFFMMELRPKRRSINLTHLQVERNTERREVEMPKEGEEGCEDNLFRKLPEGFAQAFLEEVVSRTSPVDACRLSVISKSFQSAAESDVVWEKLLPSDYRNFLCRADDLPDISFASKKDLYLFLIGNPLLIDANTKSFWLDKWSGKKCFMITTSSTQHPDAAHNEEYGDTYGHWRVNANGLSRFVWTPKTDQLIWFEVHGRMSTSMLSSDTTYTVLLVHKREFYDGYNYPVEDPIPFEASVGSREEESLKRVVYLDRKTGETGSQYAVERKDGWLEVELGEYFNKGGENKDLETSVKEVTSGIPKWGYMIQGIEIRPKRG